A window of the Candidatus Delongbacteria bacterium genome harbors these coding sequences:
- a CDS encoding phosphomannomutase/phosphoglucomutase, whose protein sequence is MNENIFREYDIRGVVEADFTPEVVQNIARSFATYLLEMNLKNCVLGFDARLSADYLFSTFSDTLMKCGIDVTSIGQVTTPMLYFARENLNSDSAVMITGSHNPADMNGFKIITRDEAIYGEKIQYLKNLILNGKLTADANTKGKLDSVSIKENYFDYLKGNINVGDRKLKVVIDGGNGTGGEVAAEMFRHYGCEVVEMYTKPDGNFPNHHPDPTVPKYMTNLIAKVTEIKADLGIGYDGDADRIGVVDNTGKLLFGDQLMILFSREILSRKPGSTVIGEVKCSKTLYDEIEKAGGKGVMWKAGHSLIKAKMKETHAELGGEVSGHIFFKDRFFGHDDALYASLRLLEILSRTEKSISELLSDVPKTYMTPELRGDFPDDVKFEVVKKVTDYFKKNNYNVCDVDGMRVIFDDGFGLVRASNTQPALVQRYEALTEERANEIKDLVQSKLEEFSRNL, encoded by the coding sequence TTGATGCCAGGCTTTCAGCTGATTATCTTTTTAGCACATTTTCTGATACTTTGATGAAATGTGGTATAGACGTGACTTCAATTGGTCAGGTGACTACCCCGATGCTCTATTTTGCGAGAGAAAATTTAAACAGTGATTCTGCTGTTATGATTACTGGATCACACAATCCTGCTGACATGAATGGTTTTAAAATCATTACAAGAGATGAAGCAATTTACGGAGAAAAGATTCAATATTTGAAAAATTTAATCCTGAATGGGAAGCTTACTGCAGATGCAAATACCAAAGGGAAATTGGACAGTGTTTCAATTAAAGAAAATTATTTTGATTATTTAAAAGGTAATATCAATGTTGGAGATAGAAAATTAAAGGTAGTTATTGATGGTGGTAATGGAACTGGTGGTGAAGTTGCAGCTGAAATGTTCAGACATTATGGTTGTGAAGTCGTTGAAATGTATACTAAGCCAGACGGGAATTTTCCAAATCATCATCCAGATCCAACTGTTCCAAAATATATGACAAATTTGATAGCCAAAGTCACTGAAATTAAAGCTGATCTAGGTATAGGATATGATGGTGATGCCGATAGGATTGGTGTTGTTGATAATACCGGAAAACTACTTTTTGGTGATCAATTGATGATCCTTTTCTCAAGAGAAATTTTGTCCAGAAAACCAGGTTCAACTGTAATCGGTGAAGTTAAATGTTCAAAAACACTCTATGATGAGATAGAAAAGGCTGGGGGAAAAGGTGTGATGTGGAAAGCTGGTCATTCTCTAATTAAGGCTAAAATGAAAGAAACTCACGCAGAGTTAGGCGGTGAAGTCAGTGGTCACATTTTCTTTAAAGACAGATTTTTTGGACATGATGACGCATTGTATGCATCTTTGAGACTCCTGGAGATTTTGTCGAGAACTGAAAAATCTATATCTGAACTTCTTTCAGACGTTCCAAAAACTTATATGACTCCAGAGCTTAGAGGGGATTTCCCGGATGATGTTAAGTTTGAAGTAGTAAAAAAAGTTACAGATTACTTCAAAAAGAACAATTATAATGTTTGTGATGTCGATGGAATGAGAGTGATTTTTGATGATGGATTTGGTCTTGTAAGAGCATCCAATACTCAGCCTGCTCTTGTACAAAGGTATGAGGCTTTAACTGAAGAAAGGGCGAATGAGATCAAAGATCTGGTTCAATCAAAGTTAGAAGAGTTTAGTAGGAATCTATAA